In one window of Helianthus annuus cultivar XRQ/B chromosome 17, HanXRQr2.0-SUNRISE, whole genome shotgun sequence DNA:
- the LOC110921655 gene encoding nudix hydrolase 15, mitochondrial — protein sequence MDSNNFSRSQKLLDISQRLRQSNYLTPHSNDQLYQSETHKKPNRSAVLICLFNEGDEIYVILTKRSSKLSSYSGHVSLPGGRTDEGDADDIRTALREAEEEIGLDPALVDVVTVLEPFVTKENVTVVPVLGILWNKQAFNPVLNADEVESIFYAPLEMFLKDENRRHEDREFQGDKYVLHYFDFKANNMVYVIWALTAGILISTASLVYQRPPEFEPRMPKFWKKNYSRF from the exons ATGGATTCCAACAACTTCTCAAGATCACAAAAACTACTAGACATATCCCAGAGACTCCGTCAATCAAACTATCTAACCCCACATTCAAATGATCAACTTTACCAATCTGAAACCCACAAAAAACCCAACAGATCTGCAGTTCTTATTTGTCTTTTCAACGAAGGAGATGAAATTTATGTTATTCTAACCAAAAGATCATCCAAACTGTCGTCATACTCTG GACACGTTTCGTTGCCCGGAGGTAGGACGGATGAAGGGGATGCGGATGATATTCGGACCGCGTTGAGGGAGGCGGAGGAGGAGATTGGTTTGGATCCTGCTCTTGTGGATGTTGTGACAGTTcttgaaccatttgtaaccaag GAGAATGTTACTGTAGTTCCAGTGCTTGGTATACTATGGAATAAGCAAGCATTTAATCCTGTTCTAAATGCTGACGAAGTAGAGTCCATATTCTATGCTCCTCTTGAAATGTTTCTCAAG GACGAAAACAGACGACATGAGGATAGAGAATTTCAAGGCGACAAATACGTGCTTCATTACTTTGATTTCAAAGCAAATAACATGGTGTATGTGATATGGGCTCTAACTGCCGGGATCTTGATCTCAACGGCGTCACTAGTTTACCAGCGCCCACCGGAGTTTGAACCAAGAATGCCTAAATTCTGGAAGAAAAACTACAGCAGATTCTAA
- the LOC110921654 gene encoding magnesium-chelatase subunit ChlI, chloroplastic codes for MAGLIGTSTSATALLTSPSISSSSSSRASIRALSFNPGQSQGRRFYGGIGVPVKKGRSHFSVSNVATEISPPQQQAQKLSKESQRPVYPFAAIVGQDEMKLCLLLNVIDPKIGGVMIMGDRGTGKSTTVRSLVDLLPEITVVAADPFNSDPEDPESMGVEVREKLLKGEQLPTIKTKINMVDLPLGATEDRVCGTIDIEKALTEGVKAFEPGLLAKANRGILYVDEVNLLDDHLVDVLLDSAASGWNTVEREGISISHPARFILIGSGNPEEGELRPQLLDRFGMHAQVGTVRDAELRVKIVEERARFDKNPKEFRDTYKADQEKLQEQISSARSRLSSVQIDHELRVKISKVCAELNVDGLRGDIVTNRAAKALAALKGRDQVTAEDIAVVIPNCLRHRLRKDPLESIDSGVLVIEKFSEVFS; via the exons ATGGCTGGATTGATTGGAACTTCTACTTCTGCAACCGCTTTACTCACCTCTCCATCaatctcttcttcttcttcatcaaggGCTTCGATTCGTGCTCTGTCTTTTAATCCAG GGCAGAGTCAAGGAAGAAGGTTCTATGGAGGAATTGGAGTGCCAGTTAAGAAAGGAAGGTCTCATTTTTCAGTCTCAAATGTTGCCACTGAAATCAGCCCACCCCAACAACAG GCTCAAAAGCTGTCAAAGGAAAGCCAGCGGCCCGTATATCCATTCGCTGCAATAGTCGGGCAAGACGAGATGAAACTATGCCTTCTGTTAAACGTCATTGATCCAAAAATCGGCGGTGTCATGATCATGGGAGACAGAGGAACGGGCAAATCAACCACCGTTCGATCACTGGTCGACTTGCTCCCAGAGATCACAGTAGTTGCAGCTGACCCGTTCAACTCAGACCCCGAAGATCCAGAATCAATGGGGGTGGAAGTAAGAGAGAAGTTACTAAAAGGCGAACAACTTCCGACCATAAAGACCAAAATCAACATGGTTGACCTTCCGTTAGGAGCCACGGAAGACCGTGTATGTGGAACAATCGACATTGAGAAAGCGCTTACTGAGGGAGTCAAAGCGTTTGAACCCGGGCTTCTTGCGAAAGCGAATAGAGGGATATTGTATGTCGACGAAGTTAATCTATTAGATGATCATTTAGTTGATGTTCTTCTTGATTCAGCTGCATCGGGTTGGAACACGGTTGAAAGAGAAGGTATTTCGATATCACACCCGGCCCGTTTCATTCTTATCGGGTCAGGAAACCCGGAAGAAGGTGAACTCAGGCCGCAGTTGCTCGATAGATTCGGGATGCATGCTCAAGTGGGTACGGTTCGGGACGCTGAACTTCGGGTCAAAATCGTGGAGGAACGAGCCCGTTTTGATAAAAACCCGAAAGAGTTTCGTGACACTTATAAAGCGGATCAAGAAAAACTTCAAGAACAAATCTCATCAGCCCGGAGTCGGCTTTCTTCTGTGCAAATTGACCATGAACTTCGGGTCAAGATCTCGAAAGTTTGTGCTGAATTGAATGTGGATGGATTGAGAGGCGATATTGTGACGAATCGGGCTGCGAAAGCGTTGGCTGCATTGAAGGGGAGAGATCAAGTGACAGCTGAAGATATTGCTGTTGTGATTCCAAATTGTTTGAGACACAGATTACGGAAGGATCCTTTGGAGTCAATCGATTCAGGTGTACTTGTTATCGAGAAATTCTCCGAGGTTTTTAGTTGA